The following are from one region of the Streptomyces decoyicus genome:
- a CDS encoding inositol monophosphatase family protein, translating to MAAVDVAVRRAAADEIMPRFRQLAAEDIVEKNGPHDLVTVADRLAEEHLTAALTDLLPGSRVVGEEAVHADPSVLDALHGDAPVWIVDPVDGTRQFVHGDPGFATLVALAHHGEVLASWTYAPALGLMAVARRGAGAWLNGVPLRAGSPSSAAVLDVATSHYDFTTDDQKRVLAALETGGIAPRPCGSAGLEYLHVARGDLDATAFSWENSWDHAAGLLLVHEAGGASGTVAGQPFRIEGGNALPFTAARDTATARRILGLLAAAN from the coding sequence ATGGCCGCCGTCGACGTCGCCGTCCGCCGCGCCGCGGCCGACGAGATCATGCCTCGCTTCCGGCAGCTCGCCGCCGAGGACATCGTCGAGAAGAACGGGCCGCACGACCTCGTCACGGTCGCCGACCGGCTCGCCGAGGAGCACCTCACCGCCGCGCTCACGGACCTGCTGCCCGGCTCCCGGGTGGTCGGCGAAGAGGCGGTGCACGCCGACCCGAGCGTGCTCGACGCGCTGCACGGCGACGCCCCCGTCTGGATCGTCGACCCGGTCGACGGCACCCGCCAGTTCGTCCACGGCGACCCCGGCTTCGCCACGCTCGTCGCGCTGGCCCACCACGGCGAGGTGCTCGCCTCCTGGACGTACGCCCCCGCCCTCGGCCTGATGGCCGTCGCCCGCCGCGGCGCCGGCGCCTGGCTGAACGGCGTACCGCTCCGGGCGGGCAGCCCCTCGTCCGCTGCGGTCCTCGATGTCGCCACCTCCCACTACGACTTCACCACCGACGACCAGAAGCGGGTGCTCGCCGCCCTGGAGACCGGCGGTATCGCCCCGCGCCCCTGTGGCTCGGCGGGCCTGGAGTATCTGCACGTAGCCCGCGGCGACCTCGATGCCACGGCCTTCAGCTGGGAAAACTCCTGGGACCACGCGGCCGGGCTGCTGCTGGTCCATGAGGCGGGCGGCGCGAGCGGCACGGTCGCCGGGCAGCCGTTCCGGATCGAAGGCGGCAATGCGCTGCCCTTCACCGCGGCGCGGGACACCGCAACCGCGCGGCGTATCCTCGGACTGCTGGCAGCCGCCAACTGA
- a CDS encoding phytoene desaturase family protein → MPRMLDAVVIGAGPNGLTAAVELARRGMSVEVFEARDTIGGGARTEELTLPGFRHDPCSAVHPTGIGSPAFSAMPLDRYGLEWLHPDLPMAHPFPDGTAAVLGHSVGETAMSFGPRDAGTYRRLVEPFTGKWKAMAHDFLRTQWLGLPQDPLTYARFGLVAAQPVTLLNRRFQDEKARALMAGLAAHANAPLSGFGTSGMALMFALAAHAKGWPVPRGGSQAISDALAGLLRAHGGAVHTDFEVKRLDDLPPARAYVFDTSPTALARIAGLGNAYRDVKYGPSVFKVDYALSAPVPWTAKEAHRAGTVHIGPTSGEISAALNAATHGQDPSVPFLITAQPSLIDPTRAPDGKHTFWAYGHVPHAWEGDATDVVERQIERFAPGFRDLVLARAVAGPPQIAARNANYVGGDTATGSAAGLRLLIRPKLARVPYETAHPAVFLCSQATPPGPGVHGMSGHYAAKAVWRRLRANRR, encoded by the coding sequence GTGCCGAGGATGCTCGATGCCGTGGTGATCGGGGCGGGGCCCAACGGCCTGACGGCGGCGGTCGAACTCGCCCGCCGTGGCATGTCCGTGGAGGTCTTCGAAGCCCGCGACACCATCGGCGGCGGCGCCCGCACCGAGGAGCTGACCCTCCCCGGCTTCCGCCACGACCCCTGCTCGGCGGTGCACCCCACCGGCATCGGCTCACCCGCCTTCTCGGCCATGCCGCTGGACCGCTACGGCCTCGAATGGCTGCACCCCGACCTCCCCATGGCGCACCCTTTCCCCGACGGCACGGCCGCCGTGCTCGGCCACTCCGTCGGCGAGACCGCCATGTCCTTCGGACCGCGCGACGCCGGCACCTACCGCAGGCTCGTCGAGCCCTTCACCGGCAAGTGGAAGGCGATGGCCCATGACTTCCTGCGTACCCAGTGGCTCGGCCTGCCGCAGGACCCGCTGACCTACGCCCGCTTCGGCCTGGTGGCGGCGCAGCCGGTCACCCTCCTCAACCGCCGCTTCCAGGACGAGAAGGCGCGCGCCTTGATGGCCGGGCTCGCGGCGCATGCCAACGCCCCGCTCAGCGGCTTCGGGACCTCCGGCATGGCCCTGATGTTCGCGCTCGCCGCGCACGCCAAGGGCTGGCCGGTGCCGCGCGGCGGCTCCCAGGCCATCTCCGACGCGCTCGCCGGTCTGCTGCGCGCCCACGGCGGCGCGGTGCACACCGACTTCGAGGTCAAACGCCTGGACGACCTGCCGCCCGCCCGCGCCTATGTCTTCGACACCTCACCGACCGCGCTCGCCCGGATCGCGGGCCTGGGCAACGCCTACCGCGACGTGAAGTACGGCCCCAGCGTCTTCAAGGTCGATTACGCCCTGTCGGCCCCGGTGCCGTGGACGGCCAAGGAGGCCCACCGCGCCGGCACCGTCCACATCGGCCCCACCAGCGGCGAGATCTCCGCCGCGCTGAACGCCGCCACACACGGCCAGGACCCTTCCGTGCCCTTCCTGATCACCGCTCAGCCCAGCCTGATCGACCCCACCCGCGCCCCCGACGGCAAGCACACCTTCTGGGCGTACGGCCATGTCCCCCACGCCTGGGAAGGCGACGCCACGGACGTCGTCGAGCGGCAGATCGAGCGCTTCGCCCCCGGCTTCCGGGACCTGGTCCTGGCCCGCGCGGTCGCCGGTCCGCCGCAAATCGCCGCGCGCAACGCCAACTACGTCGGCGGCGACACCGCCACCGGCTCCGCGGCCGGCCTGCGCCTGCTCATCCGCCCCAAGCTCGCCCGCGTCCCGTACGAAACCGCCCACCCCGCCGTCTTCCTCTGCTCCCAGGCCACCCCGCCCGGCCCCGGCGTCCACGGCATGTCCGGCCATTACGCCGCCAAAGCGGTCTGGCGCCGGCTGCGCGCGAACCGGCGCTGA
- a CDS encoding O-acetyl-ADP-ribose deacetylase has translation MSPTLTLVQGDITEQAVDAVVNAANSSLLGGGGVDGAIHRRGGPEILAECRALRAGHYGRGLPTGQAVATTAGRLPARWVIHTVGPVHSDSEDRSGLLASCYREALRIADELGARTVAFPAISTGVYRWPMEDAARIAVETVRDAETAVEEVRFVLFDEQAHATFAAHVR, from the coding sequence ATGAGCCCCACTCTCACCCTCGTCCAGGGCGATATCACCGAACAGGCCGTGGACGCCGTGGTCAACGCCGCCAACTCCTCGCTGCTCGGCGGCGGGGGAGTGGACGGCGCGATCCACCGGCGCGGCGGCCCGGAGATCCTCGCCGAGTGCCGTGCCCTGCGCGCCGGGCACTACGGCCGCGGTCTGCCCACCGGCCAGGCCGTCGCCACGACCGCCGGCCGCCTGCCGGCCCGCTGGGTCATCCACACCGTCGGCCCCGTCCACTCCGACAGTGAGGACCGCAGCGGCCTGCTGGCCTCCTGCTACCGCGAAGCACTGCGGATCGCCGACGAACTGGGCGCACGGACGGTCGCCTTCCCGGCCATCTCCACCGGCGTCTACAGGTGGCCGATGGAGGACGCCGCCCGCATCGCGGTGGAGACGGTGCGGGACGCCGAGACGGCGGTGGAAGAGGTGCGGTTCGTCCTCTTCGACGAGCAGGCGCACGCGACCTTCGCTGCGCACGTGCGCTGA
- the pip gene encoding prolyl aminopeptidase yields MTQPYPPIEPYDTGMLDVGDGHLVYWEVCGNPAGKPALVVHGGPGSGCSTGARRNFDPDRYRVVLFDQRGCGRSTPHASDPATDMRHNTTGHLLADMERLRVHLGIDRWLLFGGSWGSTLILAYAERHPERVSEIVIPNVTTTRRSETDWLYRGVGRFFPEAWERFLAGAPGLGRDGDIVGAYARLMADPDPAVRERATADWCAWEDTVLSLEPYGAPHPYGDRPSKARVALVRICSHYFSHGAWLEEGVLLRDAGRLAGIPGVLLHGRQDMGGPPHTAWELARAWPDAHLTVLPDAGHKGSEAMRAEVIGALDRFAGE; encoded by the coding sequence ATGACGCAGCCCTACCCTCCGATCGAGCCCTACGACACCGGCATGCTCGACGTCGGCGACGGCCACCTCGTGTACTGGGAAGTCTGCGGAAACCCGGCAGGGAAGCCCGCGCTGGTCGTCCACGGCGGGCCGGGGTCGGGGTGCAGCACAGGCGCGCGCCGGAACTTCGACCCGGACCGCTACCGCGTCGTCCTCTTCGACCAGCGCGGCTGCGGACGCAGCACTCCGCACGCCAGTGATCCGGCCACCGACATGCGGCACAACACCACCGGCCATCTGCTCGCCGACATGGAGCGGCTGCGCGTACACCTGGGCATCGACCGCTGGCTGCTGTTCGGCGGATCGTGGGGCTCGACGCTGATCCTGGCGTACGCGGAGCGGCACCCGGAGCGGGTGTCGGAGATCGTCATCCCCAACGTCACCACGACCCGGCGTTCGGAGACCGACTGGCTCTACCGGGGCGTCGGCCGGTTCTTCCCGGAGGCGTGGGAGCGCTTCCTCGCCGGTGCTCCGGGGCTGGGACGGGACGGCGACATCGTCGGGGCCTATGCCCGCCTGATGGCGGACCCCGACCCCGCGGTGCGCGAGCGGGCCACCGCCGACTGGTGCGCCTGGGAGGACACGGTGCTCTCCCTGGAGCCGTACGGTGCCCCCCACCCCTACGGCGACCGGCCCTCGAAGGCCCGGGTGGCCCTGGTCCGGATCTGCTCGCACTACTTCTCGCACGGCGCATGGCTGGAGGAGGGTGTGCTGCTGCGGGACGCCGGACGGCTGGCAGGCATTCCGGGCGTGCTCCTCCACGGCCGTCAGGACATGGGAGGGCCGCCCCACACGGCGTGGGAGCTCGCCCGCGCCTGGCCCGACGCCCACCTGACCGTCCTCCCTGACGCGGGGCACAAGGGGAGCGAGGCGATGCGTGCGGAGGTGATCGGCGCGCTCGACCGGTTCGCCGGGGAGTGA
- a CDS encoding DNA-3-methyladenine glycosylase 2, whose amino-acid sequence MHTDTERCLRAVRSKDARFDGWFYTAVLTTRIYCRPSCPVVPPKPENMRFYPSAAAAQQAGFRACKRCRPDASPGSPEWNERADLVARAMRLIVDGIVDREGVPGLAARLGYSTRQIERQLLAELGAGPLALARAQRAQTARLLVETTALPMADVAFAAGFASIRTFNETVREVFALSPTELRQRARPGPRAAVPGSLALRLPFRRPLNPDNLFGHLAATAVPGVEEWRDGAYRRTLSLPYGHGIVALSPRPDHIDCRLSLTDLRDLAGAIARCRRMLDLDADPEAVDGLLREDPLLTPLVDKAPGRRVPRTVDAEEFAVRAVLGQQVSTAAARTHAGRLVRAHGERVDDPGGGLSHLFPPATALAGLDPESLAMPRTRRATLTGVIAALGSGALQLGVGSDRDEARAQLTVLPGIGPWTVECIAMRALGDPDAFTPTDLGLRRAAAGLGLPHTPAALIRHSAHWRPWRAYAVQYLWATDDHPINHLPTN is encoded by the coding sequence ATGCACACCGACACCGAGCGTTGTCTGCGCGCCGTGCGGTCCAAGGATGCCCGCTTCGACGGCTGGTTCTACACCGCCGTGCTCACGACCCGTATCTACTGCCGTCCCAGCTGCCCCGTGGTGCCGCCCAAGCCGGAGAACATGCGCTTCTACCCGAGCGCGGCCGCCGCTCAGCAGGCGGGGTTCCGGGCCTGCAAGCGGTGCCGTCCGGACGCCAGCCCGGGGTCCCCCGAGTGGAACGAGCGGGCCGATCTCGTCGCCCGCGCCATGCGGCTGATCGTCGATGGCATCGTCGACCGTGAGGGCGTTCCCGGGCTCGCCGCCCGGCTCGGCTACAGCACCCGCCAGATAGAGCGCCAGCTGCTGGCGGAACTGGGTGCGGGGCCACTCGCCCTGGCCCGCGCCCAGCGCGCGCAGACCGCCCGGCTGCTTGTGGAGACCACCGCGCTGCCGATGGCCGATGTCGCGTTCGCCGCCGGATTCGCCAGCATCCGTACCTTCAACGAGACGGTACGGGAGGTCTTCGCGCTCTCCCCGACGGAGCTGCGACAGCGCGCCAGGCCCGGCCCCCGTGCGGCGGTGCCCGGCTCGCTCGCGCTGCGGCTGCCCTTCCGCCGGCCGCTGAACCCCGACAACCTCTTCGGACACCTCGCCGCCACCGCGGTCCCCGGGGTCGAGGAATGGCGGGACGGCGCCTACCGCCGGACCCTGAGCCTCCCCTACGGGCACGGCATCGTCGCGCTCTCACCCCGCCCCGACCACATCGACTGCCGCCTCTCCCTCACCGATCTGCGCGATCTGGCCGGCGCCATCGCCCGCTGCCGCCGGATGCTCGACCTCGACGCGGACCCGGAGGCCGTCGACGGGCTGCTCCGCGAGGACCCGCTGCTGACACCCCTCGTCGACAAGGCGCCGGGCCGCCGGGTCCCGCGCACGGTCGACGCCGAGGAATTCGCCGTCCGCGCCGTCCTCGGCCAGCAGGTCTCCACCGCGGCGGCCCGCACCCACGCCGGACGGCTGGTCCGCGCGCACGGCGAACGGGTCGACGACCCGGGCGGCGGCCTCAGCCATCTCTTCCCGCCCGCCACCGCGCTCGCCGGGCTGGACCCGGAGTCGCTGGCGATGCCCCGTACCCGCCGGGCCACCCTCACCGGCGTCATCGCCGCGCTCGGTTCCGGCGCGCTCCAACTGGGCGTCGGCAGCGACCGGGACGAGGCCCGCGCACAGCTCACGGTGCTGCCGGGCATCGGCCCCTGGACCGTCGAATGCATCGCCATGCGCGCGCTCGGCGACCCGGACGCGTTCACACCGACCGACCTCGGTCTGCGTCGCGCGGCCGCCGGGCTCGGGCTGCCGCACACCCCGGCGGCCCTCATCCGCCACTCCGCGCACTGGCGCCCCTGGCGCGCCTACGCCGTCCAGTACCTCTGGGCGACCGACGACCACCCCATCAACCACCTCCCGACGAACTGA
- a CDS encoding methylated-DNA--[protein]-cysteine S-methyltransferase: MTVHPPAPEGPRTHTVLDDTPVGPLTLVAAGEALTGLYMTDQRHRPPQEAFGGPADPDEPPFALAIAQLRAYFRGELTTFDLPLVLHGSPFQRRVWAALCTIPYGETLSYGQLAERLGVPTAARAVGLANGRNPVGIVVPCHRVVGANGSLTGYGGGLDRKRRLLAFERTEDGLFPAEACG; encoded by the coding sequence ATGACCGTTCACCCGCCCGCGCCCGAAGGGCCCCGCACCCACACCGTCCTCGACGACACCCCCGTGGGGCCGCTCACCCTCGTCGCCGCCGGCGAGGCACTCACCGGCCTATACATGACCGACCAGCGCCACCGCCCGCCCCAGGAGGCCTTCGGCGGCCCGGCGGACCCCGACGAGCCGCCGTTCGCCCTGGCCATCGCCCAGCTCCGGGCCTACTTCCGCGGTGAGTTGACCACCTTCGACCTGCCGCTCGTCCTGCACGGCTCGCCCTTCCAGCGCCGCGTCTGGGCGGCGCTGTGCACCATCCCGTACGGCGAGACCCTTTCGTACGGACAGCTCGCCGAACGGCTCGGCGTCCCGACGGCGGCCCGCGCGGTCGGTCTGGCCAACGGGCGCAACCCGGTCGGCATCGTCGTCCCCTGCCATCGCGTCGTCGGCGCCAACGGCAGCCTCACCGGCTACGGCGGCGGCCTCGACCGCAAGCGCCGGCTGCTCGCCTTCGAGCGGACGGAGGACGGCCTGTTCCCGGCGGAGGCGTGCGGGTGA
- a CDS encoding TetR/AcrR family transcriptional regulator encodes MTRDAAAPLTGGALTRSRILDAAAALMTTVGLTRTTTKQIAREAGCSEAALYKHFRNKEEIFVRVLHERVPQFSDVLEQLPGHAGDARGPAERLTAVALAAVRFYRRSFPMAASLFASPELLATHRRKLHELGTAGPQNATQHLAGYLAAEQALGRVSSGIDPHAAATLLIGACFHRAFLDLFFDAEAPPGGLLPEGDEEFAAETVRALLDGLSPSGRA; translated from the coding sequence ATGACCCGAGACGCCGCCGCTCCGCTGACCGGAGGCGCCCTGACGCGCTCCCGCATCCTCGACGCCGCCGCCGCGCTGATGACGACCGTGGGCCTGACCCGTACGACGACGAAGCAGATCGCCCGGGAGGCGGGCTGTTCCGAGGCGGCGCTGTACAAGCACTTCCGCAACAAGGAAGAGATCTTCGTCCGGGTGCTGCACGAGCGGGTACCGCAGTTCTCGGACGTGCTGGAGCAACTGCCGGGTCACGCGGGCGACGCGCGGGGGCCCGCCGAGCGCCTCACGGCGGTGGCGCTGGCCGCCGTCAGGTTCTACCGCCGGTCCTTCCCGATGGCCGCCTCGCTGTTCGCCAGCCCCGAGCTGCTGGCGACACACCGCCGCAAGCTGCACGAGCTCGGCACCGCCGGGCCGCAGAACGCCACCCAGCACCTGGCCGGATATCTGGCGGCCGAGCAGGCGCTGGGCCGGGTCTCGTCCGGCATCGACCCGCACGCGGCGGCCACGCTGCTCATCGGGGCCTGTTTCCACCGCGCCTTCCTCGACCTGTTCTTCGACGCCGAGGCACCACCCGGTGGGCTCCTCCCGGAAGGCGACGAGGAGTTCGCGGCGGAGACCGTACGGGCGCTGCTCGACGGACTCAGTCCCTCGGGCCGGGCCTGA
- a CDS encoding NAD(P)-dependent oxidoreductase, translated as MKLTVLGASGGVGRQLVTHALADGHEVTAALRSPEKLTERHERLTVVRADALDTASVKTVVGGADAVLSGIGQAGRRDPLRPASTSARALVEAMTATGVRRLLVVSAAPLNRAGTGQSFLTRRLFGPLLWAALKELYTDLERMEAVLRASALDWTAVRPPRLTDKPGEGRYRHAVEAGPAGDVISRTDVARAMLDFVDDPQTYGHAVGISR; from the coding sequence ATGAAACTCACCGTTCTCGGCGCGTCGGGCGGTGTCGGCCGACAGCTCGTCACCCACGCCCTGGCCGACGGTCACGAGGTGACCGCAGCCCTGCGCAGCCCGGAGAAGCTGACCGAGCGGCATGAGCGTCTGACGGTCGTCCGCGCGGACGCGCTCGACACCGCGTCCGTCAAGACGGTGGTCGGCGGCGCCGACGCGGTGCTCTCCGGCATCGGCCAGGCCGGCCGGCGCGACCCGCTGCGACCCGCGTCCACCTCGGCCCGCGCGCTCGTCGAAGCGATGACCGCAACGGGCGTACGGCGGCTCCTCGTGGTCAGCGCGGCCCCTCTCAACCGCGCCGGTACGGGGCAGTCGTTCCTCACCCGACGACTGTTCGGGCCCCTGCTGTGGGCGGCCCTCAAGGAGCTCTACACCGATCTGGAGCGGATGGAGGCCGTACTGCGCGCCAGCGCTCTCGACTGGACGGCGGTCCGCCCGCCCCGCCTGACCGACAAGCCGGGCGAGGGCCGCTACCGCCACGCCGTCGAGGCCGGCCCGGCCGGCGATGTCATCAGCCGCACCGACGTGGCCCGCGCCATGCTCGACTTCGTCGACGACCCGCAGACCTACGGCCATGCGGTCGGCATCAGCCGCTGA
- a CDS encoding nucleotidyltransferase domain-containing protein, whose product MDEIAAKVAQVPGVVGVMLGGSRARGTHRPDSDWDLGVYYRGEPDLAALEALAVEVTGGPVEVYGPGAWGAWVNGGAWLVLPDGSHVDWILRDVDRVRRVWEECREGRFEIGVQAGHPLGFWSPAYPGEAALGRVLADTDGELARLRNETRTYPEALREALTEGAVWDAGFSVAMAGKSYTALDVLHAALCLSRAVGDLVQALHAHHRIWCLNEKGALAAATAMPETPPGFGARATALLGGLGRGETELQRSVATAAELVDEVRGVVAG is encoded by the coding sequence ATGGATGAGATTGCCGCAAAGGTCGCGCAGGTGCCGGGAGTTGTCGGGGTGATGCTCGGCGGAAGCCGGGCACGGGGTACCCATCGGCCGGACTCCGACTGGGATCTGGGCGTCTACTACCGGGGCGAGCCGGATCTTGCGGCGCTGGAGGCGCTGGCCGTGGAGGTGACCGGCGGCCCCGTCGAGGTGTACGGGCCGGGCGCCTGGGGCGCGTGGGTCAACGGCGGTGCCTGGCTCGTCCTGCCGGACGGCAGCCATGTGGACTGGATCCTGCGGGACGTCGACCGGGTGCGGCGGGTGTGGGAGGAGTGTCGCGAGGGCCGCTTCGAGATCGGCGTACAGGCCGGTCACCCCCTGGGCTTCTGGTCCCCCGCCTACCCGGGCGAGGCGGCGCTGGGTCGGGTGCTCGCGGACACCGACGGGGAACTGGCCCGCCTGCGGAACGAGACCCGCACCTATCCCGAGGCCCTGCGCGAGGCGCTGACCGAGGGTGCGGTCTGGGACGCGGGGTTCTCGGTGGCGATGGCGGGCAAGTCGTACACGGCCCTGGACGTGCTGCATGCGGCCCTGTGTCTGTCCCGGGCCGTCGGCGACCTCGTCCAGGCGCTGCACGCCCATCACCGCATCTGGTGTCTCAACGAGAAGGGCGCGCTCGCGGCGGCCACGGCGATGCCGGAGACGCCGCCCGGCTTCGGTGCCCGTGCCACCGCCCTGCTCGGCGGCCTCGGTCGCGGGGAAACGGAGTTGCAGCGCTCGGTGGCGACGGCGGCGGAGCTGGTGGACGAGGTGCGCGGGGTCGTCGCGGGCTGA
- a CDS encoding NUDIX domain-containing protein, whose amino-acid sequence MTTLDYATYIAGLPRVLAGAGVIFRDAEGRLLLVEPNYRDTWILPGGTVESDQGESPRQAARRETAEEIGLDVEPGALLAVDWVRGKERPPLVSYLYDGGVLDAAQLASIRVQEDELLSWRMVHWDEAQTLVNREMALRLGAALKALADGRGPAELEDGVPPAGADGTPE is encoded by the coding sequence GTGACCACCTTGGACTACGCCACGTACATCGCCGGCCTGCCCCGCGTGCTCGCGGGCGCGGGCGTCATCTTCCGTGACGCGGAAGGCCGCCTTCTGCTCGTGGAGCCCAACTACCGCGACACCTGGATCCTGCCGGGCGGCACGGTCGAGTCGGACCAGGGCGAATCGCCCCGTCAGGCCGCCCGCCGCGAGACCGCCGAGGAGATCGGCCTGGACGTGGAGCCGGGCGCGCTGCTCGCCGTCGACTGGGTACGCGGAAAGGAGCGGCCGCCGCTGGTGTCGTACCTCTACGACGGCGGGGTGCTGGACGCCGCGCAGCTGGCCTCGATCCGTGTGCAGGAGGACGAGCTGCTCTCCTGGCGCATGGTGCACTGGGACGAGGCCCAGACGTTGGTGAACCGGGAGATGGCCCTGCGCCTCGGCGCCGCCCTGAAGGCCCTCGCGGACGGCCGCGGACCGGCGGAACTGGAGGACGGCGTGCCGCCGGCCGGGGCTGACGGTACGCCGGAATAA
- a CDS encoding glycerate kinase: MLIAADKFKGSLTAVEVAEHVTAGLRRAVPGLDVAAVPVADGGDGTVAAALAAGFTRHEARVTGPTGTPVTATFALRDDGTAVVEMAEASGLQHLPAGVFAPLTATTYGTGELLLAALDAGATSIVFGVGGSATTDGGAGMLAALGARFLDTDGEPVAPGGGPLRDLATADLTGLDPRLARTALVLASDVDNPLTGPKGAPAVYGPQKGASEADVATLDAALAHYAEVLERAVGPKAAEHALAPGAGAAGGIGYGALVGLDAVFRPGIDVMLDVLGFAPALAKATFVITGEGSLDTQTLHGKAPAGVAAAARAAGLDVVAVCGRLQLTQEALGAAGIRRAYALTDLEPDPARCMAEAGPLLERAAEQLAWDFLV; encoded by the coding sequence GTGCTGATCGCCGCGGACAAATTCAAGGGTTCGCTCACGGCCGTCGAGGTCGCCGAGCATGTCACGGCCGGTCTCCGGCGTGCGGTCCCCGGTCTCGACGTGGCGGCCGTCCCGGTCGCGGACGGTGGCGACGGCACGGTCGCGGCGGCACTCGCGGCCGGCTTCACCCGGCACGAGGCACGGGTCACCGGCCCCACCGGCACGCCGGTGACGGCCACCTTCGCGCTGCGCGACGACGGCACCGCGGTGGTGGAGATGGCGGAGGCCTCCGGGCTCCAGCACCTCCCGGCGGGCGTCTTCGCGCCCCTGACCGCGACCACGTACGGCACCGGCGAGCTGTTGCTCGCGGCCCTCGACGCGGGTGCGACCTCGATCGTCTTCGGTGTCGGCGGCAGCGCCACGACCGACGGCGGCGCGGGCATGCTCGCGGCGCTGGGCGCGCGGTTCCTGGACACGGACGGCGAGCCGGTCGCCCCTGGCGGCGGCCCGCTGCGCGACCTGGCCACCGCCGATCTGACGGGGCTGGACCCCCGGCTGGCCAGGACCGCGCTCGTGCTCGCCAGCGATGTGGACAACCCGCTCACGGGGCCGAAGGGCGCCCCGGCGGTCTACGGCCCGCAGAAAGGCGCCAGCGAGGCGGACGTGGCCACGCTGGACGCCGCGCTGGCGCACTACGCCGAGGTGCTGGAGCGCGCGGTGGGCCCGAAGGCGGCGGAACACGCCCTGGCACCCGGCGCGGGCGCCGCGGGCGGGATCGGTTACGGCGCGCTGGTCGGCCTGGACGCGGTGTTCCGGCCGGGCATCGACGTGATGCTCGACGTCCTGGGCTTCGCCCCGGCGCTGGCGAAGGCCACTTTCGTCATCACCGGCGAGGGCTCGCTCGACACGCAGACGCTGCACGGCAAGGCGCCGGCGGGGGTCGCCGCCGCGGCCCGTGCGGCCGGTCTGGACGTGGTCGCGGTCTGCGGCCGCCTCCAGCTGACGCAGGAAGCGCTCGGCGCCGCGGGTATCCGGCGGGCCTACGCCCTGACGGATCTGGAGCCCGATCCGGCCCGCTGTATGGCCGAGGCGGGCCCGCTGCTGGAGCGGGCGGCGGAGCAGCTGGCGTGGGACTTCCTGGTCTGA
- the pssA gene encoding CDP-diacylglycerol--serine O-phosphatidyltransferase gives MTVIDPETQAGWAPETDEDEDDMPLSTRLSIADTLTLGNAICGFMAVYFTTTGVLIPHLTGNEDGGMARHSAAMAVILMLLASVFDLFDGLVARKLRASAMGAELDNLSDLISFGLAPAYFVVTWGMVAQDAHQRVSVVAAVVVLLAVVLRLARFSCVTLRDGIFQGMPSPFGALTVVAIVLLELPFLPTLLAIIGVAWLMVSRVEYPKPRGRLAVAMLSWIVLSMGMLAAWALDAPGGQLLLQTGCALQVVLGAMIPLFATARRVNTFRDNRRESRAESRAAQLP, from the coding sequence TTGACCGTGATTGATCCCGAGACACAGGCGGGCTGGGCGCCCGAGACCGACGAGGACGAGGACGACATGCCGCTGTCCACGCGGCTGTCAATAGCGGACACCCTCACCCTCGGCAACGCGATCTGCGGCTTCATGGCCGTGTACTTCACGACCACCGGGGTCCTCATCCCGCATCTGACGGGCAACGAGGACGGCGGGATGGCCCGGCACAGCGCGGCGATGGCCGTGATCCTGATGCTGCTGGCGTCGGTCTTCGACCTCTTCGACGGGCTGGTGGCGCGCAAGCTGCGGGCCTCGGCGATGGGGGCCGAGCTCGACAACCTCTCCGACCTGATCAGCTTCGGCCTGGCGCCCGCGTACTTCGTGGTGACCTGGGGGATGGTCGCCCAGGACGCGCACCAGCGGGTGTCGGTGGTCGCCGCTGTCGTGGTGCTGCTGGCGGTGGTGCTCCGGCTTGCGCGGTTCTCCTGCGTCACACTCCGTGACGGCATCTTCCAGGGCATGCCGAGTCCCTTCGGCGCCCTGACCGTCGTCGCCATCGTGCTGCTGGAGCTGCCGTTCCTGCCGACGCTGCTGGCGATCATCGGGGTGGCCTGGCTGATGGTGAGCCGGGTCGAGTACCCCAAGCCGCGGGGCAGGCTCGCGGTGGCGATGCTCAGCTGGATCGTCCTCAGCATGGGCATGCTCGCGGCCTGGGCGCTGGACGCCCCCGGCGGCCAGCTGCTGCTCCAGACCGGCTGCGCCCTCCAGGTGGTCCTGGGCGCGATGATCCCGCTGTTCGCGACGGCCCGGAGGGTCAACACCTTCCGCGACAACCGCCGCGAGTCGCGGGCGGAGTCCCGCGCCGCACAGCTCCCCTAA